One Cucurbita pepo subsp. pepo cultivar mu-cu-16 chromosome LG20, ASM280686v2, whole genome shotgun sequence genomic window carries:
- the LOC111782652 gene encoding heavy metal-associated isoprenylated plant protein 29-like isoform X2, translating into MTVTEMRVHMDCTGCEKQVRKALESLPGVDDVIIDLSIQKVTVMGWAKQKKILKAARRNGRTAELWPYPYNPQYHGFIHHYQHYLNSPQHHHQPQPQPQPQTKPIITYNSLSSSSFHKHNMSPIHEYNSYNYSGSDADDYGYHQEPPFSTIDEEAGAMFSDENPHSCAIM; encoded by the exons ATGACT GTAACAGAGATGAGAGTTCACATGGACTGTACGGGATGTGAAAAACAAGTAAGAAAAGCTCTGGAAAGTCTACCAG GTGTGGATGATGTGATAATAGATTTAAGCATACAGAAGGTGACTGTGATGGGGTGGGCAAAGCAAAAGAAGATTCTGAAAGCAGCGCGGCGGAATGGGCGGACGGCAGAGCTGTGGCCATACCCTTACAACCCGCAGTACCATGGTTTCATCCACCACTACCAGCATTACCTCAACTCTCCTCAGCATCACCACCAGCCTCAGCCTCAGCCTCAGCCTCAAACTAAGCCAATCATCACCTACAATTCactgtcttcttcttcctttcacaAGCACAATATGAGTCCCATCCATGAGTATAATAGCTACAACTACAGCGGCAGCGATGCTGACGACTACGGCTATCATCAAGAGCCACCCTTTTCAACTATTGATGAAGAAGCTGGTGCTATGTTCAGTGATGAGAATCCGCATTCTTGTGCTATTATGTAA
- the LOC111782668 gene encoding uncharacterized protein LOC111782668 — MPPSLFPYSYIKIRFLTRVRQFLRSKSSRKRFRSPSDPSEISRPEIREREESYIRQYDPASSVLQRTVKSLHFGDGEEKQRAAKEIERLIKESAKVRKLMVDLGVIPALVAMADSDQLAVRALIELANDTLLNKTVMVEEGILSKLPKNTQFATMDSSSFEFAELLLSLSCLANTQLFLASTEPVISYLLTVLNNSKSSLKTKAFCLVTLFNISTVLQNAETLISNGVVPTLLRFSSVREFSEKALPTLANLAVTSKGKQALESNSTIPGILIEILTWEEKPKCQELSADIIMILGHQSWAQRERLGESCIAPALLGLALLGSSLAQKRALKLLQWFKDEREARVGPHSGPQRGGIVAVGSGLSEKEVEKGKRIMRSLVKQSLYKNMEIITRRANAAGECYSPTIRRTLVSSISSKSSPF, encoded by the exons ATGCCTCCTTCTCTATTCCCTTATTCGTACATCAAAATTCGCTTCCTCACTCGTGTCCGCCAATTCCTTCGCTCCAAATCATCTCGTAAGCGATTCCGTTCACCGTCTGATCCGTCGGAAATTTCGAGGCCAGAAATTCgggaaagagaagagagtTATATCCGGCAGTATGATCCGGCGTCGTCCGTGTTGCAGAGGACAGTGAAGAGCCTCCACTTCGGCGACGGGGAGGAAAAACAGAGAGCGGCGAAGGAGATTGAGAGGTTGATTAAAGAGAGCGCCAAGGTTAGAAAATTGATGGTGGATCTCGGAGTTATACCTGCTTTGGTGGCGATGGCAGATTCCGATCAGTTGGCAGTTAGGGCATTGATTGAGCTTGCTAACGATACTCTCCT GAACAAGACAGTAATGGTGGAGGAAGGGATCTTATCGAAGCTACCGAAGAACACCCAGTTCGCAACAATGGATTCATCCAGCTTTGAATTTGCAGAGCTTTTATTGTCACTTTCATGTCTAGCAAACACCCAGTTGTTTCTTGCTTCAACCGAACCAGTTATTTCATATCTCTTAACCGTACTCAACAATTCAAAATCCAGCCTCAAAACCAAAGCTTTTTGTTTGGTAACTTTATTCAACATTTCCACCGTCCTACAAAATGCAGAGACCTTAATCTCCAATGGTGTGGTTCCAACGCTACTCAGATTCTCCAGTGTCAGAGAGTTTTCCGAGAAAGCCTTACCGACGCTAGCAAACTTGGCAGTGACTTCAAAAGGGAAGCAAGCTCTGGAAAGCAACTCAACAATCCCAGGGATTTTGATAGAGATTTTGACATGGGAAGAGAAACCCAAATGCCAAGAACTTTCAGCGGACATCATAATGATTCTGGGCCATCAAAGCTGGGCGCAAAGGGAGAGATTGGGCGAGTCCTGCATCGCCCCTGCGCTGCTGGGATTGGCGCTGTTAGGAAGCTCATTAGCTCAAAAGCGAGCTCTGAAACTGCTGCAATGGTTTAAAGATGAGAGGGAGGCGAGAGTGGGGCCGCATTCTGGACCTCAAAGGGGTGGGATAGTTGCAGTAGGCTCAGGATTGAGTGAGAAGGAGGTTGAGAAAGGGAAGAGGATAATGAGAAGCCTGGTGAAGCAGAGCCTGTATAAGAATATGGAGATAATAACTCGACGAGCCAATGCTGCTGGGGAATGTTATAGTCCAACCATTAGGAGGACCTTGGTTTCCAGCATTAGTTCCAAGAGTTCGCCTTTTTGA
- the LOC111782652 gene encoding heavy metal-associated isoprenylated plant protein 28-like isoform X1: MFGFLFFNLYQVTEMRVHMDCTGCEKQVRKALESLPGVDDVIIDLSIQKVTVMGWAKQKKILKAARRNGRTAELWPYPYNPQYHGFIHHYQHYLNSPQHHHQPQPQPQPQTKPIITYNSLSSSSFHKHNMSPIHEYNSYNYSGSDADDYGYHQEPPFSTIDEEAGAMFSDENPHSCAIM, encoded by the exons atgtttggatttttgttcttcaatttataCCAGGTAACAGAGATGAGAGTTCACATGGACTGTACGGGATGTGAAAAACAAGTAAGAAAAGCTCTGGAAAGTCTACCAG GTGTGGATGATGTGATAATAGATTTAAGCATACAGAAGGTGACTGTGATGGGGTGGGCAAAGCAAAAGAAGATTCTGAAAGCAGCGCGGCGGAATGGGCGGACGGCAGAGCTGTGGCCATACCCTTACAACCCGCAGTACCATGGTTTCATCCACCACTACCAGCATTACCTCAACTCTCCTCAGCATCACCACCAGCCTCAGCCTCAGCCTCAGCCTCAAACTAAGCCAATCATCACCTACAATTCactgtcttcttcttcctttcacaAGCACAATATGAGTCCCATCCATGAGTATAATAGCTACAACTACAGCGGCAGCGATGCTGACGACTACGGCTATCATCAAGAGCCACCCTTTTCAACTATTGATGAAGAAGCTGGTGCTATGTTCAGTGATGAGAATCCGCATTCTTGTGCTATTATGTAA
- the LOC111783483 gene encoding putative lipase C4A8.10, with protein sequence MALAPFIHARCCCFNPFFGTQRTNSSHGPVGTSSISSSSSAASSSSSSTPFTDSNHSWRLPDLGPQAMSTLTQGTLSSSSSIGNGKNKPDHLLVLVHGIMASPSDWNYFEAELKRRLGRNFLIYASSSNTFTKTFTGIDGAGKRLADEVLQVVQQTESLKRISFLAHSLGGLFARYAIAVLYNNSDSLSSSIPNDPCSSSKKGVVAGLEPISFITLATPHLGVRGKKQLPFLLGVPFLEKLAPPIAPIVVGRTGSQLFLTDGKPDKPPLLLRMASASEKEKFISALGAFRSRVLYANVAYDHMVGWRTSSIRRENELIKPPRRSLVGYKHVVDVEYCPPVSSAGPHFPPEAAQAKEAAQKSPTTHNTVDYHEIMEEEMIRGLQQLGWIKVDVSFHSSFWPFFAHNNIHVKNEWLYNAGAGVVAHVADTLKQQEPSSIAPVASL encoded by the exons atggcATTGGCGCCTTTCATTCACGCGCGCTGTTGCTGCTTCAACCCCTTTTTTGGCACTCAAAGAACCAATTCTTCTCATGGACCTGTAGGGACGTCGtcgatttcttcttcctcttccgccgcctcctcctcctcctcctccactcCCTTCACTG ACTCGAATCACAGCTGGAGATTACCTGACCTTGGACCTCAAGCCATGAGTACTTTAACCCAGGGAACATTGTCATCATCAAGTAGCATAGGGAATGGGAAAAACAAGCCTGatcatcttcttgttcttgttcatggCATCATGGCTAG CCCAAGTGATTGGAATTACTTCGAAGCAGAATTAAAAAGGCGTCTTGGAAggaactttttaatatatg CAAGTTCGTCAAATACTTTTACTAAAACTTTCACTGGAATTGATGGGGCGGGCAAACGATTAGCTGATGAG GTCTTGCAAGTGGTACAACAAACAGAGAGCTTAAAAAGGATTTCTTTTTTGGCTCATTCACTTGGTGGTTTGTTTGCGAGATATGCTATTGCTGTACTCTACAATAACTCAGATTCATTGTCTAGTAGCATACCAAACGATCCTTGCAGTTCTTCAAAAAAAGGTGTGGTTGCAGGACTAGAGCCAATCAGTTTCATCACCTTGGCAACTCCTCACTTGGGAGTGAGAGGTAAAAAGCAG cTTCCTTTTCTTCTGGGAGTTCCCTTCCTAGAGAAACTGGCTCCACCAATAGCCCCTATCGTTGTAGGCCGAACGGGTAGTCAGCTATTCCTTACCGATGGAAAACCTGATAAACCACCTCTTCTATTAAGAATGGCATCCGCTagtgaaaaagagaaattcaT ATCTGCGCTTGGTGCTTTTCGATCCCGCGTTCTTTATGCCAATGTAGCTTATGATC ATATGGTTGGTTGGCGCACTTCATCTATAAGGAGAGAAAATGAACTTATCAAG CCCCCTCGCCGATCATTGGTTGGTTACAAGCATGTTGTAGACGTAGAATACTGTCCTCCTGTTTCCTCCGCTGGTCCCCATTTCCCCCCTGAAGCAGCTCAAGCAAAGGAGGCAGCCCAAAAATCACCAACCACACACAACACGGTGGATTATCATGAAATCATGGAAG AGGAGATGATTCGTGGCTTGCAGCAGTTGGGATGGATAAAAGTTGATGTCAGCTTTCATTCCTCATTCTGGCCATTCTTTGCACATAACAACATCCAC GTGAAAAACGAATGGCTTTACAATGCTGGTGCTGGCGTGGTGGCTCATGTTGCAGACACCCTCAAGCAACAAGAACCGTCTTCAATTGCCCCGGTGGCTAGCTTATAG
- the LOC111783292 gene encoding dof zinc finger protein DOF1.5-like, which yields MMMAERKKNDEDQEGGIKLFGATIMLHNNRILKEEPNDSDQQSTEKRPDKIIPCPRCKSMDTKFCYFNNYNVNQPRHFCKGCQRYWTAGGALRNVPVGAGRRKTKPPCQTFGGLPENCVFDSSGIVAVQPFELEGMVEEWHVVAAAAQDGFRQILPVKRRRGYQDGQIC from the coding sequence ATGATGATGgcagagagaaagaagaacgatGAAGATCAGGAGGGAGGAATTAAGCTGTTTGGGGCCACTATTATGTTGCATAACAACCGGATACTTAAAGAAGAGCCCAACGATTCAGATCAACAATCGACAGAAAAAAGGCCTGACAAGATCATCCCCTGTCCGAGATGCAAAAGCATGGACACCAAATTTTGTTACTTCAATAATTACAATGTTAATCAACCACGCCATTTCTGTAAGGGCTGCCAGAGGTATTGGACCGCCGGTGGGGCCCTCCGTAATGTCCCTGTTGGAGCCGGCCGCCGAAAAACCAAACCCCCTTGCCAGACTTTTGGTGGGTTGCCGGAAAATTGCGTCTTTGATTCTTCAGGGATCGTGGCGGTGCAGCCGTTTGAGTTGGAAGGGATGGTTGAGGAGTGGCATGTCGTCGCTGCAGCTGCACAGGATGGGTTCCGGCAAATTTTACCGGTAAAGCGACGGAGGGGTTACCAAGACGGTCAAATCTGTTGA